A DNA window from Camelina sativa cultivar DH55 chromosome 13, Cs, whole genome shotgun sequence contains the following coding sequences:
- the LOC104735174 gene encoding uncharacterized protein LOC104735174: MATQGRPSSAKSEPRDGSSSLSSRVKIDPSIKDKKKIASSSTSSRPIMSDNKPRSSVSTVTAKPQVSNREIISVSTVAAKTQAKPKIPVKNTATTSAAAARGKAKREKKVYSLPGQKFDIPEEREPLRIFYESLSKQIPGSEMAEFWLMEHGMLSPDKAKRAFEKKQRKMKQIRMGTPTKPAPTFTSKAESSQKTSASTKNSGLDPRKKKKVVRDDDDDDDDFILSHKRRKV, from the exons ATGGCGACACAGGGAAGACCAAGTTCAGCTAAGAGCGAGCCACGCGATgggtcttcttctctttcatcaAGAGTCAAGATCGATCCGTCTATTaaggacaagaagaagatcgCTTCCTCCTCTACCAGTAGCAGACCGATCATGTCGGATAATAAACCCAGATCCTCTGTTTCCACCGTCACTGCGAAACCACAGGTATCAAATCGGGAAATAATCTCTGTTTCCACCGTCGCGGCGAAAACACAG GCAAAGCCCAAAATACCTGTAAAAAACACAGCAACAACATCTGCAGCAGCAGCCAGAGGAAAagctaaaagagagaagaaggtttATTCATTACCCGGACAAAAATTTGATATTCCCGAAGAG aGAGAGCCCTTGAGGATATTTTATGAATCCTTATCGAAACAAATACCAGGGAGCGAAATGGCTGAGTTCTG GCTAATGGAACATGGTATGTTGTCTCCGGATAAGGCTAAGCGAGCCTTTGAGAAAAAGCAGAGGAAGATGAAGCAAATTCGAATGGGGACACCGACTAAACCTGCACCAACATTTACTAGCAAAGCAGAGAGTTCTCAAAAAACATCTGCGTCCACCAAGAACAGCGGTTTAGAtccgagaaagaagaagaaagtcgttcgtgatgacgacgacgacgatgatgatttCATCCTTAGCCACAAGAGAAGGAAAGTGTAA
- the LOC104735175 gene encoding mitogen-activated protein kinase kinase kinase 1-like, which translates to MESVGSNQLSPYVSNRDQRYFLAQPLADRILRALRHRIRLLNRPNGGTFHVLGATCNVYTVTLTATTTCTCPDRQKPCKHILFVLIRVLGLPLDDKCLRQRRLRPCLLYRLLSAPTLPDCLASFHLQQRFLQLFSAATSQPGDTTNSSSSTSQMENEVDEEPATCPICLDDINSIKSVNGENGGGVEKELAVVKCRVCKNKVHEECMLAWRRSRGRRPGICVICRARWRANSSSKSPNVGGSYDNCQGNCYLNLAPYVDEEEEDGVGTSQRPC; encoded by the exons ATGGAATCTGTCGGATCGAATCAATTATCTCCATACGTAAGTAACCGAGACCAACGGTATTTCTTGGCTCAACCGTTGGCGGATCGGATACTTCGAGCTCTTCGTCACCGGATCCGTCTCCTCAACCGTCCAAATGGCGGAACTTTTCATGTTCTCGGTGCGACGTGTAATGTTTATACGGTGACGCTAACGGCTACAACGACTTGTACTTGTCCCGACCGTCAGAAGCCGTGCAAACACATCTTGTTTGTCTTGATCCGAGTTCTCGGCCTTCCTCTCGATGATAAGTGTCTAAGGCAACGGAGACTCCGGCCATGTCTCCTCTACCGCCTGCTCTCAGCACCGACACTGCCTGACTGCCTCGCCAGTTTCCATCTCCAGCAACGGTTTCTTCAGCTTTTCTCAGCCGCCACTTCTCAACCTGGCGATACTACTAactcatcctcctccaccagtCAAATG GAAAATGAGGTGGACGAAGAGCCAGCAACATGTCCGATATGTCTAGACGATATTAACAGCATTAAAAGTGTAAACGGCGAAAATGGTGGAGGCGTGGAGAAGGAACTCGCGGTGGTGAAGTGCAGAGTCTGCAAGAACAAGGTGCATGAAGAATGCATGCTGGCGTGGAGGAGGAGTCGTGGACGGCGGCCGGGCATCTGCGTTATATGCCGTGCACGGTGGCGAGCCAATAGTTCTAGTAAGAGTCCTAATGTTGGTGGTAGTTACGACAACTGCCAAGGTAATTGTTACTTGAATCTTGCCCCTTACgttgatgaagaggaggaggacgGTGTTGGCACGAGCCAACGGCCATGTTGA
- the LOC104735177 gene encoding uncharacterized protein LOC104735177 isoform X1, giving the protein MASRCRSLSKPAFSMFRSAMNKPSVRPKSASSFLGVPPSPGLSRPIAQLGSLQSLLPLYSAVASARLTSCLGIDSQNSRSLAQGMLCSANPGV; this is encoded by the exons ATGGCTTCTCGATGTCGATCTTTGTCTAAACCAGCGTTTTCTATGTTTAGATCTGCAATGAACAAGCCCTCGGTTCGACCCAAATCGGCTTCATCGTTTCTCGGCGTCCCTCCTTCTCCTGGACTTTCGAG GCCGATAGCTCAGCTGGGATCACTTCAATCGTTGCTTCCATTGTATAGTGCGGTGGCTTCAGCTAGATTGACTTCGTGCCTCGGTATCGATTCACAGAATTCTAGGTCATTAGCTCAGGGTATGCTCTGCAGTGCGAATCCAGGAGTTTGA
- the LOC104735177 gene encoding uncharacterized protein LOC104735177 isoform X2: MASRCRSLSKPAFSMFRSAMNKPSVRPKSASSFLGVPPSPGLSRPIAQLGSLQSLLPLYSAVASARLTSCLGIDSQNSRSLAQELGLSVPR, encoded by the exons ATGGCTTCTCGATGTCGATCTTTGTCTAAACCAGCGTTTTCTATGTTTAGATCTGCAATGAACAAGCCCTCGGTTCGACCCAAATCGGCTTCATCGTTTCTCGGCGTCCCTCCTTCTCCTGGACTTTCGAG GCCGATAGCTCAGCTGGGATCACTTCAATCGTTGCTTCCATTGTATAGTGCGGTGGCTTCAGCTAGATTGACTTCGTGCCTCGGTATCGATTCACAGAATTCTAGGTCATTAGCTCAGG AGCTTGGCCTAAGCGTGCCTCGATAA
- the LOC104735176 gene encoding thioredoxin-related transmembrane protein 2 has product MEKKREGVMEAMSRIVSDPYYFLHFMAFFSYLPIRSSAAPYTSHRLFDREIQAFLAFLMFSAIKMVREETWEAFVADSLLYAKIFLIAVSLIMDYRVAIWFSVIFSVIYLLAQQPAFSKLGTAKKLTPMQLEDLLSDGRTTKYWLIEFFACSSSKCVRSSRCFPELSITYSNNLLSFGTVDLGLFPNTAAQFGISLAGGMSQLPTYILFEKGAEVSRFPDFYVDAAPSLPITKKLLCQHFELDRLLLDYINGA; this is encoded by the exons atggagaagaagcGTGAAGGAGTAATGGAAGCAATGAGTCGGATCGTATCAGATCCTTACTATTTCCTCCATTTCATGGCCTTCTTCTCTTACCTTCCGATTCGTAGCTCCGCCGCACCCTACACTTCACATCGACTCTTCGACAGAGAAATCCAAGCGTTTCTAGCGTTCCTTATGTTTTCCGCTATCaag ATGGTGAGGGAGGAAACATGGGAAGCTTTCGTTGCGGATAGTTTACTCTACGCTAAG ATCTTTCTCATAGCTGTGTCGTTGATTATGGATTATCGAGTGGCGATCTGGTTTAGTGTCATCTTTTCAG TTATATATCTTTTAGCTCAGCAACCAGCATTTAGTAAATTAG GAACTGCGAAGAAGCTAACACCTATgcagttggaggatttgctaTCAGATGGGCGCACAACGAAGTACTGGTTG ATAGAATTCTTTGCATGTAGTTCATCTAAGTGTGTTCGTTCAAGCCGATGCTTTCCTGAGCTCTCCATCAC GTACTCGAATAATCTTTTGTCTTTCGGAACTGTTGATCTTGGACTTTTCCCTAATACTGCAGCGCAGTTTGGAATATCTCTTGCCG GTGGAATGTCTCAGCTTCCAACATACATATTGTTTGAAAAGGGTGCCGAAGTCTCTCGGTTCCCAGACTTTTATGTTGATGCTGCACCTTCTTTACCCATAACCAAG AAACTTCTATGTCAACATTTTGAGCTTGATCGGCTTCTACTTGACTACATAAACGGAGCATAG
- the LOC104735178 gene encoding caffeoylshikimate esterase-like — MASTSGEMEQLTSGASNRIIFILRTLRKCLVFVLSLVLSLLLVLRLRPRRRVSPLSTPEEEEEEVEEADPAPSRRWRRKMAWKLEEEDTARRRSLAESVEMVGDGEISCRWSSYLFYGRRGNALFSRSWLPLSGELRGILIIIHGLNEHSGRYSQFAKQLNSSHLGVYAMDWIGHGGSDGLHGYVPSLDYVVVDTEAFLEKIRSENPGVPCFLFGHSTGGAVVLKAASSPSIEDMLAGIVLTSPALRVKPAHPIVGAIAPIFSLVAPRFQFKGANKRGIPVSRDPEALLAKYSDPLVYTGPIRVRTGHEILRITAYLTRNFKSITVPFFVLHGTEDKVTDPLASQDLYNQAPSVFKDIKLYDGFLHDLLFEPEREDVGRDIIDWMMKRLDVVNGSAPGLW; from the exons ATGGCGTCAACGTCGGGGGAAATGGAGCAATTGACATCAGGTGCGAGCAATCGGATAATTTTTATATTGAGAACGCTAAGGAAGTGTCTCGTCTTCGTTCTCTCCCtcgttctttctcttctcctcgtTCTCCGTCTCCGTCCTCGTCGCCGTGTCTCGCCTCTTTCAACGccggaagaggaggaggaggaagtagAGGAGGCTGATCCTGCTCCTTCGAGAAGATGGAGACGGAAGATGGCTTGGAAGCTGGAGGAGGAAGACACGGCTAGACGTCGTTCGTTAGCGGAAAGCGTTGAGATGGTCGGAGATGGAGAGATCTCTTGTCGTTGGAGCAGTTATTTGTTTTACGGCCGTCGTGGTAACGCTTTGTTCTCTCGGTCGTGGTTACCTCTCTCCGGCGAACTTAG AGGGATTTTGATTATTATCCATGGATTGAATGAACACAG TGGAAGATATTCTCAATTCGCTAAGCAGCTTAACTCGAGTCATTTAGGTGTATACGCTATGGACTGGATTG GTCACGGTGGGAGTGATGGTTTGCATGGCTATGTTCCTTCTCTTGATTATGTTGTTGTCGACACC GAAGCTTTCTTGGAAAAGATTAGGTCTGAGAATCCGGGGGTACCGTGTTTCCTCTTTGGTCACTCTACTGGTGGAGCTGTGGTTTTGAAG GCAGCTTCATCTCCCTCTATTGAAGATATGTTAGCTGGCATTGTCCTGACATCGCCTGCACTTCGTGTCAAACCCGCTCATCCCATTGTCGGA GCAATAGCTCCAATCTTCTCGTTGGTCGCCCCAAGGTTCCAATTCAAAGGAGCAAACAAGAGAGGCATTCCGGTCTCAAGAGACCCTGAAGCTCTCTTAGCCAAATACTCTGATCCGTTAGTCTACACGGGTCCAATAAGAGTCCGAACAGGCCATGAGATTCTTCGCATAACAGCTTACTTGACCCGGAACTTCAAGTCTATTACAGTGCCTTTCTTTGTTCTCCATGGTACAGAGGACAAAGTCACTGATCCACTAGCTTCACAAGATTTGTACAATCAGGCACCATCAGTTTTCAAAGACATCAAACTCTACGATGGTTTCTTACACGACCTTCTCTTTGAACCTGAGCGTGAGGATGTCGGTCGTGATATCATCGACTGGATGATGAAGCGGCTTGATGTTGTTAACGGATCAGCCCCTGGCCTCTGGTAG